The following are encoded in a window of Urocitellus parryii isolate mUroPar1 chromosome 7, mUroPar1.hap1, whole genome shotgun sequence genomic DNA:
- the LOC113192825 gene encoding cytochrome P450 11B3, mitochondrial-like isoform X1: protein MAFRSKEGVWLAGSWLGLCKVRALGTSAALGAKAVLPFEAIPQCAGNKWLRVLQIWKERGQENLHLQMHRAFQELGPIFRYEVGRTQIVSVMLPEDAEKLHQMESLQPWRQPLEPWMVYREHRGQKPLGVFLLNGAEWRFNRLRLNPVVLSGKAVQKFIPMVDEVARDFSEALKKKVLQNSRGSLTLDAQTSIFHYTIEASNFALFGERLGLFGPHQNAGSLKFIHALEAMFQSTAQLMFLPKSLSRWMSSQVWQEHFQAWDYISEYVNNCIQKVHQELARSFPQDYSGIMADLIFQGDLSLDAIKANVLDLTAGSVDTTAFPLVMTLFELARNPNVQEALRQESLAAEASISANPQRAPSELPLLRAALKETLRLYPVGSILERTTSSDLVLQNYHIPAGTLVHMHLYPMGRNPALFPNPERYIPQRWLDSQLHFHHLAFGFGVRQCLGRRLAEVEMLLLLHHVLKSFQVETLVQEDVKLVYQFVLRPASCLLLTFWPVN from the exons ATGGCTTTCAGGTCAAAGGAAGGTGTGTGGCTGGCAGGGTCCTGGCTGGGCCTGTGCAAGGTGAGAGCCCTGGGCACCAGTGCAGCTCTGGGTGCCAAGGCAGTGCTGCCCTTTGAAGCCATACCCCAGTGTGCAGGCAACAAGTGGCTGAGGGTGCTACAGATCTGGAAGGAGCGGGGCCAGGAGAACTTGCACCTGCAGATGCACCGGGCTTTCCAGGAGCTGGGACCCATTTTCAG GTATGAAGTGGGAAGAACACAGATAGTATCTGTGATGCTGCCTGAAGATGCTGAGAAGCTGCATCAGATGGAGAGCCTGCAGCCCTGGCGGCAGCCCCTGGAGCCCTGGATGGTCTACAGAGAGCACCGTGGACAGAAGCCCCTGGGCGTATTCTTGCT GAATGGAGCTGAATGGAGATTCAACCGGCTGCGGCTGAATCCAGTCGTGTTGTCAGGAAAGGCCGTGCAGAAGTTCATCCCCATGGTGGACGAGGTGGCAAGAGACTTCTCCGAGGCCCTGAAGAAGAAGGTGCTGCAGAATTCCCGGGGCAGCCTGACCCTGGATGCCCAGACCAGCATCTTCCACTATACCATCGaag CCAGCAACTTTGCTCTTTTTGGAGAGCGGCTGGGCCTCTTTGGCCCACACCAGAACGCTGGCAGCCTGAAGTTCATTCATGCGCTGGAGGCCATGTTCCAGTCCACTGCTCAGCTCATGTTCCTGCCCAAGAGCCTGTCCCGCTGGATGAGCTCCCAGGTGTGGCAGGAACACTTTCAGGCCTGGGACTACATCTCTGAGTACG TCAACAACTGCATCCAGAAGGTGCATCAGGAACTTGCACGCAGCTTCCCTCAGGACTACAGTGGCATTATGGCTGACCTGATCTTCCAAGGGGACTTGTCACTAGATGCCATCAAGGCCAACGTTCTGGACCTCACAGCAGGGAGTGTGGACACG ACAGCCTTCCCCTTGGTGATGACGCTCTTTGAGCTGGCTCGGAACCCCAATGTGCAGGAGGCCCTGCGCCAGGAGAGCCTGGCAGCAGAGGCCAGCATCTCTGCAAACCCCCAGAGGGCCCCCTCAGAGCTGCCCCTGCTGCGGGCTGCCCTCAAGGAGACCTTGCG GCTCTACCCAGTAGGAAGCATTTTGGAGCGAACCACCAGCTCAGATCTGGTGCTTCAGAACTACCACATCCCAGCTGGG ACCTTGGTCCACATGCATCTGTACCCAATGGGCCGAAACCCCGCGCTGTTCCCTAATCCTGAGCGCTACATCCCCCAACGCTGGCTGGACAGCCAACTGCACTTCCACCATCTGGCCTTTGGCTTCGGGGTGCGCCAGTGTCTGGGCCGGCGCTTGGCAGAGGTGGAGATGCTGCTTCTGCTGCACCAC GTGCTGAAATCCTTCCAGGTGGAGACACTAGTCCAGGAGGATGTGAAGCTGGTGTACCAGTTCGTTTTGAGACCCGcctcctgtctcctcctcacTTTTTGGCCTGTCAACTAG
- the LOC113192825 gene encoding cytochrome P450 11B3, mitochondrial-like isoform X2, translated as MAFRSKEGVWLAGSWLGLCKVRALGTSAALGAKAVLPFEAIPQCAGNKWLRVLQIWKERGQENLHLQMHRAFQELGPIFRYEVGRTQIVSVMLPEDAEKLHQMESLQPWRQPLEPWMVYREHRGQKPLGVFLLNGAEWRFNRLRLNPVVLSGKAVQKFIPMVDEVARDFSEALKKKVLQNSRGSLTLDAQTSIFHYTIEASNFALFGERLGLFGPHQNAGSLKFIHALEAMFQSTAQLMFLPKSLSRWMSSQVWQEHFQAWDYISEYVNNCIQKVHQELARSFPQDYSGIMADLIFQGDLSLDAIKANVLDLTAGSVDTTAFPLVMTLFELARNPNVQEALRQESLAAEASISANPQRAPSELPLLRAALKETLRLYPVGSILERTTSSDLVLQNYHIPAGVLKSFQVETLVQEDVKLVYQFVLRPASCLLLTFWPVN; from the exons ATGGCTTTCAGGTCAAAGGAAGGTGTGTGGCTGGCAGGGTCCTGGCTGGGCCTGTGCAAGGTGAGAGCCCTGGGCACCAGTGCAGCTCTGGGTGCCAAGGCAGTGCTGCCCTTTGAAGCCATACCCCAGTGTGCAGGCAACAAGTGGCTGAGGGTGCTACAGATCTGGAAGGAGCGGGGCCAGGAGAACTTGCACCTGCAGATGCACCGGGCTTTCCAGGAGCTGGGACCCATTTTCAG GTATGAAGTGGGAAGAACACAGATAGTATCTGTGATGCTGCCTGAAGATGCTGAGAAGCTGCATCAGATGGAGAGCCTGCAGCCCTGGCGGCAGCCCCTGGAGCCCTGGATGGTCTACAGAGAGCACCGTGGACAGAAGCCCCTGGGCGTATTCTTGCT GAATGGAGCTGAATGGAGATTCAACCGGCTGCGGCTGAATCCAGTCGTGTTGTCAGGAAAGGCCGTGCAGAAGTTCATCCCCATGGTGGACGAGGTGGCAAGAGACTTCTCCGAGGCCCTGAAGAAGAAGGTGCTGCAGAATTCCCGGGGCAGCCTGACCCTGGATGCCCAGACCAGCATCTTCCACTATACCATCGaag CCAGCAACTTTGCTCTTTTTGGAGAGCGGCTGGGCCTCTTTGGCCCACACCAGAACGCTGGCAGCCTGAAGTTCATTCATGCGCTGGAGGCCATGTTCCAGTCCACTGCTCAGCTCATGTTCCTGCCCAAGAGCCTGTCCCGCTGGATGAGCTCCCAGGTGTGGCAGGAACACTTTCAGGCCTGGGACTACATCTCTGAGTACG TCAACAACTGCATCCAGAAGGTGCATCAGGAACTTGCACGCAGCTTCCCTCAGGACTACAGTGGCATTATGGCTGACCTGATCTTCCAAGGGGACTTGTCACTAGATGCCATCAAGGCCAACGTTCTGGACCTCACAGCAGGGAGTGTGGACACG ACAGCCTTCCCCTTGGTGATGACGCTCTTTGAGCTGGCTCGGAACCCCAATGTGCAGGAGGCCCTGCGCCAGGAGAGCCTGGCAGCAGAGGCCAGCATCTCTGCAAACCCCCAGAGGGCCCCCTCAGAGCTGCCCCTGCTGCGGGCTGCCCTCAAGGAGACCTTGCG GCTCTACCCAGTAGGAAGCATTTTGGAGCGAACCACCAGCTCAGATCTGGTGCTTCAGAACTACCACATCCCAGCTGGG GTGCTGAAATCCTTCCAGGTGGAGACACTAGTCCAGGAGGATGTGAAGCTGGTGTACCAGTTCGTTTTGAGACCCGcctcctgtctcctcctcacTTTTTGGCCTGTCAACTAG